In Allorhizobium pseudoryzae, the genomic window ATGGAACTGAAGCATGTGGTGTCCGAGGATCGCATCGCCTTCATCGCGGAAACCGCGATCGTCTGATTCTTTCCGGTAACCCTTCCTTAGCGGTCGCCGACTAAGCTTCCAGTTGAAGTGCCCGGAACCCTGGTCCGGGCGTGGCGGGGCTCGTGCCCGTGGCTGGAGGAGGTTCTCATGCGGCGCCTGATGATTGCAGACACATCCGACATCGTCCGCACGGTGGCCAAGCGCATCCTCTCGGAACTGGGCTTTCTGGTTGCGGAAGCTTCCAGCGACCGCGAAGCGATGTCGCGCTGCCAGGCCGAGCTTCCGGACGTGCTGATCGTCGATGCCAACCTGGAGGGTGCGCTGGAGCTGATCTCCGGCGTCCGATCGTTGCCGGAGGGCGATAAGGTGCGCATCTATTACTGCGTGATCGAGGCGGATCTGAAGAAGATGATGGCAGGCAAGCGTGCCGGCGCCAACGACTTCCTGCTGAAGCCCTTCGATCGCAAGATCCTCACCTCGGTCTTCGCCAACATTCCGGCTGCGGCTTAAGACGCCCCCATCCTCCGCGCGGCCTGAATTTCAACCCCTTCGTCCGACCCGGCGGAGGGGTTTTGCGTTGGCGACCTGGAAACGGGCTTGAAAGTTCTCGGTCCCAAACGGCAAAACGCCCGGATCAGAGACCCGGGCGCGCATCAGATGATGGGAATATTCGGCGGTCTGGCAGGCGAAATCAGGCGGTTTCGGCGTATTCCGCCCCGTCCGGCTCGCGCAGCACATAACCGCGGCCCCAAACGGTTTCGATGTAGTTTGCACCGCCCGCCGCATTGGCAAGCTTCTTGCGCAGCTTGCAGATGAAGACGTCGATAATCTTCAGTTCCGGTTCGTCCATGCCGCCATAAAGGTGGTTAAGGAACATTTCCTTCGTCAGCGTCGTGCCCTTGCGCAGCGAAAGCAGCTCGAGCATCTGGTATTCCTTGCCCGTCAGGTGAACGCGCTGGCCGCCCACTTCCACGGTCTTGGCATCCAGATTCACCACCAGTTCGCCGGTCACGATGATCGACTGGGCATGGCCCTTCGAACGGCGGACGATGGCGTGGATGCGTGCAACCAGCTCGTCCTTGTGGAACGGCTTGGTCATGTAGTCGTCGGCGCCGAAGCCGAGGCCGCGAACCTTATCCTCGATACCGGCCATGCCGGACAGGATCAGGATCGGTGTTTTGACCTTCGACAGACGCAGAGTGCGCAGAACCTCGTAACCGGACATGTCCGGCAGGTTGAGGTCGAGCAGAATGATGTCGTAGTCGTACAGCTTTCCCAGATCGACGCCCTCCTCGCCGAGATCCGTCGTGTAGACGTTGAAGCTCTCGGACTTGAGCATCAGCTCGATGCTCTGAGCAGTCGCGCTGTCATCTTCGATGAGTAGAACCCGCATAATTTTCCCCTTTACCGCCGCGAAGGTGTGAATGCCCCCTAACGCGAAACGGATCCAGACGTTGCCTGATTTGGAAGCTGACACCAATTGGTTAACAAACTCTGACTCCCTTTGGCAAGGCTCAGAATTTCGTTAAACAAGCTTGGTATTCGCCTGATTTTTCTTGTGAATCTGCCAGCGCCATACCTGAATCTCTTTGTGAGGTTTTGCCACCAAGTGATTCATACGACTCATCATTGTCGTCTGCCGAAATCGGCCATGGCATTTACGGACCCTTAAACGATCGTCCCTATCATTAACGATGCCCGTAAATGAAAGGTTACCGCGGACGTCAAATTCCTTAACGCCGCAGCAATTTTTTCATCCGAACTGTGGCAGTTCGGACTCAGGGTTAAAAGTGTAGAAGCCGGGGTCTCGCTATCCACGGGAGTATTGCGTATGAAGACGCGTGACAGCCTTGTGCGCCTGAAAGAATTTCAGGTGAATGAAAAGCGCCGCCAATTGCAGCAGTTACAGCTGATGATGGCGGAGTTTGAACGTATGGCGAAAGAGCTGGAGCACCAGATTTCGCTCGAAGAGAAGAAATCGGGCATTTCCGATCCGAATCACTTCGCCTATCCCACCTTTGCCAAGGCCGCGCGTCAGCGTGCGGACAATCTGCAAGTCTCGATCCGGGAATTGCGGGTGCAGCAGGACGGCGCCGAACTGGCGCTTGAAGAAGCCCAGGCCGAACTTGCCAAGGCAACGGCTCTCGAAGAACGCGACGGTGGCATGCGCGCCCGCGCGTAACCACACCACCGTAAGACGCGAGACCCGAACACAACAGGCGCGGATGCAAGGCTTGCATCCGCGCTTTCCCGCGTTTCCAGCCGACCTGCTCAACCCTTGATGATGTCGCGCCATTCCGGATGGCGCTCGACCTGCGCCTTGAAGAAGGGGCAAAGCGGAATGATCTTCCAGCCGCCGCTTCGGGCTTCCAGAACGGCATGCTCCGCAAGGGCCTGTCCCACCCCCTTGCCACGCAGCGCATCATCCACCCGGGTGTGATCGATGATGATCAGCTGCGGATCGGCGCGCGAATAGGTCATCTCGCCGAAATAGCCGGCCAGTTCCGCCCGGTAGCGCCCGCCCGAGGTGCCTTCTTCCTGCGTGATCTGCATGGTCGTCTCTCCGCCTTGGACTTTGCGCTTCTTTGGTCTGCCGTCATGATGTAGGACGCAGATCGTCCAAAACCAGACGGGAAGGGTGGCAATGACGCGGCAAAGACGCCGATGGCCGGTGCGCATGCTGGTGCTTCTGGCCGGGTTCAGCCTCGCGCTCGGACTGACATTGCCGATCATCCGGATGGACCGCCTCTACGTTTTTACAGAAACGCCGTCGATCATCGATCTGATCACGGGCCTCTGGTCCGACGGCGAATGGCTGCTTTCGCTGCTGATTGCGCTCTTTTCGGTGATCTTTCCGGTGCTGAAGCTTGTCTTGCTCCTCGCACGGGAGGCCGTGCCGGAGATGTCGGCCGGCTGGCTCGGCCGCACGCTGCCGCATCTGTCCAAGTGGTCGATGATTGACGTGATGCTGGTGGCGCTTGCGATTTTTGCGGCCAAGAGCAGCGGGCTGGCGGCTGCCGTGGCGCAGCCGGGCCTTTGGTTCTACGCAGCCTCTGCGGTCATTGTCGGGCTGCTGCTGCCCGCAACGACACGTGCGGGCGGTAAATAACGCATCCATCCGGAACACTGCAGGGTCGCCATGGGCCACCGTCATGCAAAATATCCCGCGGGAGTAATCTCCCGGGGATCACGGGGAGGGGTAAGCGTGCGTGCCTAGTGGCGGTACTGCTGAATGCGGGTGGTGCGCAGACCGGCCAGGCCGTGCTCGTTGATCGAAGACTGCCAGGACAAAAATTCCTCGACGGTGAGGGTGTAACGTTCGCAGGCTTCCTCGAGACTCAACAGGCCACCACGCACCGCAGCAACCACCTCCGCCTTGCGGCGGATGACCCAACGGCGCGTATTGGCCGGCGGAAGGTCCGCAATGGTCAGGGGGCTGCCATCGGGGCCGATGACATATTTCACTCGAGGGCGGATCATTTCGGTCATTGGACTCTCTACACTACACAAGACCACAAAGCGGAGCCTAGCCGCTCAGATTTAACAATTACCTAAACGGGAACATCACTTTAGAAGGAGTTTCTCGCATGCGGCTGTTTCTGCAGCCCTCTGTGCATAACTTCGGCCCCGATCAGTATTGTTAAGAAGATCCTTATTTGTTCCTCACAGCCTGAAAAGCGACAGCTGCGTGCGGCCGGAACCTTCATCGATCGTGGCAGACCCGCCATGCAGCAGGCTGAGGTGGTCGCCGGCATATAGCTGGACGATCGCCACCCCGCTGGCGGTTGTCGGCGCCGCAGTTGGCCCCTGAACCGTGAGCAAAGTGACCGATCCATTGCGGCGCAGGCTGACGGAAAAGCCGGACGAGGTGGTGACGATGACCGTCAGGGCTGCGAGAAAAAGCCCATCCGCCGGCACCGACAGCGCATTGCCACCGCCGGCGAGTGCCGCACCGAGCGCAAAGCCGCCCTGTTCCAGCGCAAGCGCGGCAAAACCCGTTTCGCTGCCGGAGGCCGGGGTGGAGGTGCCAGCCGCGCGATGGGCGCGGGCGAGCGGCCTGTTCGGCATCGAGACCCGGCCCTCACCATCGCAGTGGAGCGCGGTTGCCCAGGCGGACCCATCGCCGCTGACCTTGATCGAGAAGGCATCATTGCCGGAGAGGCCCATTTCCGCTCTGCCGGACCAGTTGGACTGGAAGAGCAGGGAGGCAGTGTCGCCGGCGGTTGCCTTGTTGAGTTTCAACTGGTGGCCTCCGCCCGCATGGTTGAGGAGTGTCGCAGGAGAGGAGAGCGCAAGCCGGTTCGTGTCGTCCGGCGTGGCCGAGATGCCGAGGCGGGATGGGGTCAGGATGTCGGGCAAGGGCGGGCGTTGCCAGCCGCTGCCGGTGAAGATCTTCAGCACTCCGCTGTCCTTGAAATAGGCGAGATAACCGGTCCGCGGCGCGGCAAACAGCCAGCCACCATCCTGAAAGCAGGCGATCTGGCCGGCGCGTCCGCTCCAGGCGCCGGTGGGTGCGCCGCCGACGGCAAACCGCTGGCCCTCCGACGGCGCGCCGGGTGCGACATCGCCCTCATATTCCAGGGCAAGCTGTACGAGACGGTCGAGCATCACGAGCGCCTCGTTGTGCATCACGTGCTTCTGCGCCTGCGAGGGCAGGATATAGGGCAGGTGAAGGTTGGGTGTCGTATCGGCCATGGGGCGGCTCCATCTTAGCGGGTCTCGAAACCATGCTAAGGCAGGACGCAGGGGCGGGGACGACGCAGGCGCCAAGGAATTGAAAAGACAGGCCGAGGAGGTGCCGTTCGTCCCCGTTGTCTGCGACGGTTCTCCGGCGTTGCCCCTCTGCCACGCTTTGCCATCTTTGCGCGCTTGGCCGACACAGCAACGTGAAGAGAGAGGCAAACGGACTTGTCCTTTATCTTCCATATGCGAAGGTGGGCCGATTGTTCCAGGATACCCGCATGCGCTATTCCGCCCTCGAGATCATCCGCCACGCGTTTTCCGGCAACCGGCACTGGAAGCCTGCCTGGCGGGAGCCGCAACCGAAACCGCAGTATGACGTGATCATCGTTGGCGGCGGCGGGCATGGGCTGGCGACCGCCTATTATCTCGCCAAGGAATTCGGCGTCACCAATG contains:
- a CDS encoding response regulator encodes the protein MRRLMIADTSDIVRTVAKRILSELGFLVAEASSDREAMSRCQAELPDVLIVDANLEGALELISGVRSLPEGDKVRIYYCVIEADLKKMMAGKRAGANDFLLKPFDRKILTSVFANIPAAA
- the ctrA gene encoding response regulator transcription factor CtrA — encoded protein: MRVLLIEDDSATAQSIELMLKSESFNVYTTDLGEEGVDLGKLYDYDIILLDLNLPDMSGYEVLRTLRLSKVKTPILILSGMAGIEDKVRGLGFGADDYMTKPFHKDELVARIHAIVRRSKGHAQSIIVTGELVVNLDAKTVEVGGQRVHLTGKEYQMLELLSLRKGTTLTKEMFLNHLYGGMDEPELKIIDVFICKLRKKLANAAGGANYIETVWGRGYVLREPDGAEYAETA
- a CDS encoding flagellar export protein FliJ; its protein translation is MKTRDSLVRLKEFQVNEKRRQLQQLQLMMAEFERMAKELEHQISLEEKKSGISDPNHFAYPTFAKAARQRADNLQVSIRELRVQQDGAELALEEAQAELAKATALEERDGGMRARA
- a CDS encoding GNAT family N-acetyltransferase, whose protein sequence is MQITQEEGTSGGRYRAELAGYFGEMTYSRADPQLIIIDHTRVDDALRGKGVGQALAEHAVLEARSGGWKIIPLCPFFKAQVERHPEWRDIIKG
- a CDS encoding paraquat-inducible protein A, whose product is MTRQRRRWPVRMLVLLAGFSLALGLTLPIIRMDRLYVFTETPSIIDLITGLWSDGEWLLSLLIALFSVIFPVLKLVLLLAREAVPEMSAGWLGRTLPHLSKWSMIDVMLVALAIFAAKSSGLAAAVAQPGLWFYAASAVIVGLLLPATTRAGGK
- the sciP gene encoding CtrA inhibitor SciP, with product MTEMIRPRVKYVIGPDGSPLTIADLPPANTRRWVIRRKAEVVAAVRGGLLSLEEACERYTLTVEEFLSWQSSINEHGLAGLRTTRIQQYRH
- a CDS encoding DUF2793 domain-containing protein, with amino-acid sequence MADTTPNLHLPYILPSQAQKHVMHNEALVMLDRLVQLALEYEGDVAPGAPSEGQRFAVGGAPTGAWSGRAGQIACFQDGGWLFAAPRTGYLAYFKDSGVLKIFTGSGWQRPPLPDILTPSRLGISATPDDTNRLALSSPATLLNHAGGGHQLKLNKATAGDTASLLFQSNWSGRAEMGLSGNDAFSIKVSGDGSAWATALHCDGEGRVSMPNRPLARAHRAAGTSTPASGSETGFAALALEQGGFALGAALAGGGNALSVPADGLFLAALTVIVTTSSGFSVSLRRNGSVTLLTVQGPTAAPTTASGVAIVQLYAGDHLSLLHGGSATIDEGSGRTQLSLFRL